Proteins encoded in a region of the Zunongwangia endophytica genome:
- a CDS encoding two-component regulator propeller domain-containing protein, with protein MMKHIIPTKIALLFVLFSHTLLAQQMKFKTLTTDEGLSNNSVNDIISDEDGRLWIATWDGLNVYDGNQIQVFKHQFQDSTSIAGNVILAFKKDKNGRIWMLNDNNSISYYQGDGVFKNFKLDQNAENLRLTKSGEIAVKTSNSYFAWQNNHFQAISGAALQTENSYKPLQKLLEDQFPNVLVNDVLKDREGNIWYASRKNGLFFIANTPQNLNNQQITQYTYDPYSPYSFASNEIEKLYEDDFGNIWLAHKDGGISMTYRGAEQITTVTPHPKRYPHLPNETIRGITKDQSGSVWLGYYNHGLFYFSKKTNCYVPFSIQEALLNSDWNRIRSLYTDSEGIIWVGTYAGIIKIENHQYSLISAEDFENFPANRNYSFFEDSVDLWIACWGGVAKYNRKSKRFEEFKHQEELASFHVRQLIKKDDTLVLATEHSGVIFFSTEKGILKTLDTENGLLGNSVYSLYQDSTNDGLWIATLGGISIYKNSEGITKNLTETDGLPSHMVYSLLANGNEVWISTTKGIAFINKKSYAIKQLPKEQGWQAQEFSEGASFQDAKGTLFFGGINGLSFFQPDAYHYTKKPTKFFLKVDGKENYSAEFTKEYHQNSVAVTITPISYTGLPQTIWYKLEGADSDWKAFKNSEIVYRHLQPGDYSFKITSNKKEDQATQYFQLHIEKPFYQTFWFYAACIVLLILIGICFSVRRNRVAKKIRNQLEKNIEERTAVIASQKKELVDANKNLEQKNAEIAKQKEKLLALHRDVKNKDFEVEKFQTFFLSDFKSKLNKIVALLKSEENDTKSVENELTKLIEDISEWDYLDQISELGESVPVQIDFEGFITKIYQQISDNQYNTETSYKFSKISVDILVALDVLRFRLLLRYLIIEVFKYSGSNEKCHLQTSLHANKAIVELKASSELLKKEWQNITNFSPYYKAFQLLLKEISGEIEVKFTEDLEITLQIPVTSVKNQSEASGVLQYKHLQQPNNDDKSYMLVYCEEDDISFLSQLLNSKDRALLFEHDLHGITSAIHQCYVETIIIYNIPFSNDFEQVLHQPALQRIPSLYISETISLSIEERAIENGINAIANLPTSSDLLNKKIAMITNSQKQAYSTKIDRITEKLDRENVVLNPHEKTVKKALKIIEEELDNPQFNVDSLFKRLEISRTKVYRVFKEILQQSPSDVIINLRLQKAENLLLTGNLNISEISFECGFNDPKYFSRLFKKHYGESPKRYKKHIQNTLQDY; from the coding sequence ATGATGAAGCATATAATCCCTACTAAAATTGCTTTACTGTTCGTGCTTTTTTCACACACCTTGCTGGCACAACAAATGAAGTTTAAAACCTTAACTACAGATGAAGGTTTATCAAATAACTCTGTAAACGATATTATTAGCGATGAAGATGGCCGACTTTGGATTGCCACCTGGGACGGCTTAAATGTTTATGATGGCAATCAAATTCAGGTTTTTAAGCATCAATTTCAGGATTCGACAAGTATTGCCGGCAACGTAATTCTGGCGTTCAAGAAAGATAAAAACGGTCGTATCTGGATGTTGAATGATAATAATTCCATCTCATATTATCAGGGGGACGGAGTTTTTAAAAATTTCAAATTAGATCAAAATGCAGAAAATCTTCGCTTAACAAAATCTGGAGAAATAGCCGTAAAAACATCGAATAGCTATTTCGCTTGGCAGAATAATCATTTTCAAGCAATTTCTGGAGCAGCACTGCAAACGGAAAATAGTTACAAGCCTTTACAAAAACTTTTAGAAGATCAATTTCCTAATGTTTTAGTTAATGATGTTTTAAAAGATAGAGAAGGAAATATTTGGTATGCTTCTCGAAAAAATGGATTGTTTTTTATTGCGAACACACCACAAAATCTCAATAATCAACAAATAACACAATACACTTACGATCCATATTCGCCCTACAGTTTTGCCAGTAACGAGATCGAAAAGCTTTATGAGGATGATTTTGGGAATATTTGGCTGGCGCATAAGGATGGTGGTATTAGTATGACCTATCGCGGAGCCGAGCAAATTACCACGGTTACTCCGCATCCCAAAAGATATCCGCATTTACCAAACGAAACTATTCGAGGAATCACCAAAGATCAATCAGGATCGGTTTGGCTTGGCTATTACAATCATGGATTATTTTATTTCAGCAAGAAAACAAATTGCTACGTTCCGTTTTCGATTCAAGAAGCATTGCTGAATTCAGACTGGAACAGGATTCGGAGTTTATATACCGATTCAGAAGGAATTATTTGGGTAGGAACTTATGCCGGAATTATTAAGATTGAAAATCACCAATATTCGCTAATTAGCGCTGAAGATTTTGAAAACTTTCCCGCGAATAGAAATTACTCCTTTTTTGAAGATTCAGTTGATTTATGGATTGCCTGTTGGGGTGGCGTTGCAAAATATAATAGAAAATCAAAACGGTTTGAAGAATTTAAACATCAAGAGGAATTAGCATCGTTTCATGTTCGACAACTCATCAAAAAAGATGATACTTTAGTATTAGCTACCGAACATAGCGGCGTCATATTTTTTTCAACAGAAAAAGGAATTTTAAAAACTCTTGATACCGAAAACGGACTACTGGGAAACAGTGTGTATAGTTTGTATCAGGATTCAACGAATGACGGATTGTGGATTGCAACTTTAGGTGGTATTAGCATTTATAAAAATTCTGAAGGAATAACTAAAAACCTAACCGAAACTGATGGATTACCAAGCCATATGGTGTATAGTTTATTGGCGAACGGAAATGAAGTTTGGATAAGCACCACCAAAGGGATCGCATTTATTAATAAAAAAAGCTATGCTATAAAGCAGTTGCCAAAAGAGCAAGGCTGGCAGGCACAAGAATTTTCTGAAGGAGCTTCGTTTCAAGATGCAAAAGGAACTTTGTTTTTTGGAGGAATAAACGGACTCAGTTTTTTTCAGCCAGATGCGTATCATTATACCAAAAAACCAACTAAGTTTTTTCTAAAAGTAGATGGTAAGGAAAATTATTCCGCAGAATTTACAAAAGAATATCATCAAAACTCAGTTGCGGTGACAATTACTCCCATAAGCTATACAGGCTTGCCCCAAACTATTTGGTATAAGTTAGAAGGCGCAGATTCCGATTGGAAAGCTTTTAAAAATTCAGAAATTGTTTATCGTCATTTACAGCCGGGAGATTATAGTTTTAAAATTACCAGCAATAAAAAGGAAGATCAGGCAACTCAGTATTTTCAGCTTCATATCGAAAAACCATTTTATCAGACGTTTTGGTTTTATGCAGCTTGCATAGTACTCCTAATTCTAATAGGAATATGCTTTTCGGTTAGAAGAAATAGAGTTGCAAAAAAAATCAGAAATCAGTTAGAGAAAAATATAGAAGAACGAACTGCGGTTATTGCTTCTCAGAAAAAAGAATTAGTAGATGCCAATAAGAATCTAGAGCAGAAGAATGCTGAGATTGCTAAACAAAAAGAGAAACTTTTAGCATTGCATCGCGATGTTAAAAATAAAGATTTTGAAGTTGAAAAATTTCAGACCTTCTTTTTATCAGACTTTAAATCGAAATTGAATAAAATAGTAGCACTTTTAAAATCAGAAGAAAATGATACCAAAAGTGTTGAAAATGAATTAACGAAGCTTATCGAAGATATTTCAGAATGGGATTATCTCGATCAGATATCAGAACTTGGAGAAAGTGTTCCCGTACAAATTGATTTTGAAGGTTTTATTACCAAAATTTATCAGCAAATAAGCGATAATCAATATAATACCGAGACGAGTTATAAATTTTCTAAGATTTCTGTGGATATTTTAGTGGCTTTAGATGTATTGCGATTCCGATTATTACTACGATATCTTATTATTGAAGTTTTTAAATATTCTGGGAGTAATGAAAAATGCCATTTACAAACTAGTTTACATGCGAATAAAGCGATTGTTGAGTTGAAGGCTTCGAGTGAACTTCTTAAAAAAGAGTGGCAAAATATCACGAATTTTAGTCCGTATTACAAAGCATTTCAATTATTACTGAAAGAAATAAGTGGCGAGATTGAAGTGAAATTTACTGAAGATCTTGAAATTACGCTACAAATTCCTGTAACTTCAGTTAAAAATCAATCGGAGGCTTCGGGAGTTCTTCAATATAAACATTTACAGCAACCTAATAACGACGATAAAAGCTATATGCTTGTTTATTGTGAGGAAGACGATATTAGTTTTTTAAGTCAGCTATTAAATTCGAAAGATCGAGCCTTACTTTTTGAGCATGATTTACACGGAATAACATCTGCTATACATCAATGTTATGTGGAGACTATTATTATTTATAATATTCCTTTTTCAAATGATTTCGAGCAAGTGTTGCATCAGCCAGCATTACAGCGTATACCGAGTTTATATATTTCAGAAACGATTAGCCTTTCTATAGAAGAACGCGCAATCGAGAATGGCATTAATGCTATAGCTAATTTACCAACTAGTTCCGATTTATTGAATAAGAAGATTGCAATGATCACCAATTCGCAAAAGCAAGCATATTCAACCAAAATAGATCGTATAACAGAAAAACTAGATCGAGAAAATGTCGTTTTGAATCCGCACGAGAAAACGGTAAAAAAAGCTCTGAAAATTATAGAAGAAGAACTCGATAATCCCCAATTCAATGTAGATAGTCTTTTTAAACGTTTAGAAATTTCCAGAACTAAAGTGTATCGAGTTTTTAAAGAAATTCTACAGCAATCACCATCAGATGTGATTATAAATCTTCGATTACAGAAAGCAGAGAATTTATTGCTAACCGGAAACTTAAATATTAGCGAAATAAGTTTTGAATGTGGCTTTAACGATCCTAAATACTTCAGCAGATTGTTTAAAAAACATTATGGTGAAAGCCCTAAGCGCTATAAAAAGCATATCCAGAATACACTTCAAGATTACTAA
- a CDS encoding glycoside hydrolase family 2 protein, with the protein MMFRKLFTVGLLLIAFSGFAQEDLIINTQNREQISLNGTWHYIIDPYETGFYNYRYKEKGEKDAEAYWNNPNPHQKTDRKEHGYSDKYSIEVPGDWNSQDDVFKYYEGTVWYQREFDKPELAKNEHVFLYFGAVNYEAHIYLNGKKLGMHKGGFTPFNFEMPSDLLQEKGNFLVVKVDNKRHKDEIPTLNTDWWNYGGITRDVKLVITQQNFIQQYALQLDQDQDIEKSIKRKKFKLSGHIKLNVSSEEKVTIEIPEIGLKEKIDISDSKASFSFDAKKIELWSPENPKLYEVEFTLGETTLTDQIGFRKVEVSGKEVLLNGKEIFMRGISLHEEVAPEIRRANSMDDANKLFGWVKDLNANMVRLAHYPHNEYMTRAADELGILVWSEIPVYWTIDFENKKVLGKAQKQLEEMIVRDQNKASIIIWSVGNETPLSDARNDFMKQLVMDAKKMDSTRLISAALEVRYNRGTNFIDDPLGEYTDIVSVNEYLGWYGDLPGAKENSKWETKYNKPLFFSETGAGAKSGFHADKETRWSEEFQEWYYEETLKMMEQMPDNFMGLSPWILVDFRSPKRNNPKYQEGWNRKGLIDNEGNKKKAFFTLKKYYEEKEKEYQD; encoded by the coding sequence ATGATGTTTAGAAAACTTTTCACGGTTGGATTACTACTAATAGCATTCTCTGGGTTTGCACAGGAAGATCTAATTATAAATACTCAAAATAGAGAACAGATTTCCCTAAATGGTACCTGGCATTATATCATCGATCCATACGAAACGGGTTTCTATAACTATCGTTATAAAGAGAAAGGAGAAAAGGATGCCGAGGCTTACTGGAATAATCCAAATCCGCATCAAAAAACCGACAGAAAAGAGCATGGGTATAGCGATAAATACTCGATAGAGGTTCCGGGAGATTGGAATTCGCAAGACGATGTTTTTAAATATTACGAGGGAACGGTTTGGTATCAGCGAGAGTTTGATAAACCGGAATTGGCAAAAAATGAGCATGTTTTTCTATATTTTGGCGCGGTAAATTATGAAGCACATATTTATTTAAACGGAAAAAAATTAGGCATGCATAAAGGTGGTTTTACGCCTTTTAATTTTGAAATGCCTAGTGATTTACTTCAGGAAAAAGGGAATTTTCTAGTCGTAAAAGTTGATAATAAACGCCACAAAGACGAAATTCCTACTTTAAATACCGATTGGTGGAATTACGGCGGAATAACTCGAGACGTCAAATTAGTGATTACGCAACAAAATTTTATTCAGCAATATGCATTACAACTCGATCAGGATCAGGATATCGAAAAATCTATAAAGCGTAAAAAATTCAAGCTTTCAGGACACATTAAATTAAATGTTTCTTCCGAGGAAAAAGTTACTATTGAAATTCCTGAAATTGGCTTAAAAGAGAAAATTGATATTAGTGATTCTAAAGCTTCATTTAGTTTTGATGCTAAAAAAATTGAATTATGGTCGCCTGAAAATCCAAAGCTCTACGAAGTTGAATTTACTTTGGGAGAAACAACTTTGACCGACCAGATCGGCTTTAGAAAAGTTGAAGTTTCTGGAAAAGAAGTTTTACTGAATGGTAAGGAGATTTTTATGCGCGGTATAAGTCTGCATGAGGAAGTAGCTCCTGAAATTCGCCGTGCGAATAGTATGGACGATGCTAATAAATTATTTGGTTGGGTTAAAGATCTAAATGCAAATATGGTCAGGTTGGCTCATTATCCACATAATGAATATATGACGAGAGCAGCAGATGAACTCGGAATTTTAGTGTGGAGTGAAATACCAGTGTATTGGACGATTGATTTTGAAAATAAAAAGGTACTGGGAAAAGCCCAAAAACAGCTTGAAGAAATGATTGTTAGAGATCAAAATAAAGCCTCGATAATCATTTGGTCTGTGGGTAATGAAACTCCGCTTAGTGATGCCAGAAACGACTTTATGAAACAGTTGGTTATGGATGCTAAAAAAATGGACAGTACACGACTAATTTCGGCTGCGCTCGAGGTTCGTTACAATCGAGGTACTAATTTTATTGATGATCCATTGGGGGAATATACAGATATCGTGTCGGTTAATGAATATTTGGGATGGTATGGAGACTTGCCTGGCGCAAAAGAGAACTCTAAGTGGGAAACAAAATATAACAAGCCACTATTTTTTAGTGAAACCGGTGCGGGAGCCAAATCTGGTTTTCATGCCGATAAAGAAACAAGGTGGAGCGAGGAATTTCAGGAATGGTATTACGAAGAAACGTTGAAGATGATGGAGCAAATGCCAGATAATTTTATGGGATTGTCTCCTTGGATTCTGGTCGATTTTAGGTCTCCAAAACGTAACAATCCAAAATATCAGGAAGGTTGGAATCGTAAAGGTTTAATCGATAATGAAGGAAATAAGAAAAAAGCCTTTTTTACACTAAAAAAATATTACGAAGAAAAGGAAAAAGAATATCAGGATTAA
- a CDS encoding NAD(P)-binding oxidoreductase, translating to MKVLIIGAHGNVGKRISKKMSASKEFEPTAFIRKPEQRSYFEDMGVATVVESLENTPEAIGEVIKDYDAVVFSAGSGGKTGDDKTIEIDLDGAIKSINQADKHNVKRFVMVGASHTDDRSYWGKVDGMKPYYTAKHYADMELKRSNLDYTILRPVALTDDEEAGKVTMAKSPDGVATEIPREAVAETVLAVLNNPKSVGKIIEMSKGDHEITEALDQFLA from the coding sequence ATGAAAGTTTTAATTATTGGAGCACACGGAAATGTGGGAAAAAGAATTTCTAAAAAGATGAGTGCTTCTAAAGAATTTGAGCCAACGGCATTTATTAGAAAACCAGAACAACGCTCTTATTTTGAGGATATGGGTGTCGCTACGGTTGTCGAAAGTTTAGAAAATACTCCAGAGGCTATAGGAGAAGTTATTAAAGATTATGATGCGGTAGTTTTTTCTGCAGGATCTGGCGGAAAAACAGGTGATGATAAAACAATCGAAATAGACTTAGACGGTGCTATAAAGTCCATCAATCAGGCAGACAAACATAACGTAAAGCGTTTTGTAATGGTGGGCGCATCGCATACCGACGATCGTTCCTACTGGGGGAAAGTGGACGGCATGAAACCGTACTACACGGCAAAACATTATGCAGATATGGAATTAAAGCGTAGTAATTTAGATTACACCATTTTACGTCCTGTGGCATTAACCGACGATGAGGAAGCGGGAAAAGTTACAATGGCTAAAAGTCCTGATGGTGTAGCTACTGAAATTCCTAGAGAAGCGGTTGCTGAAACAGTTTTGGCAGTACTGAACAATCCAAAATCAGTTGGAAAAATTATTGAAATGAGTAAAGGAGATCACGAAATCACTGAAGCTTTAGATCAATTTCTAGCTTAG